The Alicyclobacillus vulcanalis DNA segment GAACTCGTGGCCGCGATCGCGAAGGAACGCCCCGAACTCGTCATCTAATTCGGTCGGGAAAGGTCCTTCGCCTACCGCCGTGGTGTATGCCTTCGTGATGCCTGTGATGCGCTCCAACTTGGTGGGCGGCACACCGGCCCCGGCGCACACCGCGCCCGCAATGGGGTTGGACGAGGTGACAAACGGGTACACGCCCCAGTCGAGATCGCGCATAATGCCGAGCTGGCCCTCAAACAAGACGTGTTTGTTGGCGACGGCCGCTTCGTACAGGAGGGGCGTGGTGTCCGCGATGTACGGAAGGAGCCGTTCCCGCGCCGCGGCGATGGGCGCCCAAACGTCCTCCCACGTGCCGTAGCGCTCGAGCCCAGGCAGACGGCGGCACTTGGCCTCAAACGCGGCCTGAATGCGCTCTTTCAGGCGGTGGAGGTCTCTCATTTCGCCCATTTGGATGCCGAAGCGACCCACTTTATCCTGATACGCCGGGCCAATGCCCTGCAGCGTCGTGCCCACCTTCTTCGATCTCGCCTCTTCTTCCCACATGTCCTGCCAAATGTGATACGGCAGCACCATGTGCGCGCGGTCCGAAATGACGAGCCGCCTGGTGTCGATCCCGGCTTCCGCCAGAGCTGTGAGTTCCTCGACCAACTTCGGCGGGTTGACGACGACGCCGGCCCCGAGGACGCACAACGTGTGCGGGTGGAAGATGCCCGAGGGCACCAGGTGGAGTGCGAACTTTCCGTATGCATTCACGATGGTGTGCCCGGCGTTGCCGCCACCTTGATACCGGACGACGATGTCTGCCGTTTCCGCCAGATAATCGACCATTTTCCCCTTGCCTTCGTCGCCATACTGAGCGCCCACAACCGCATGAAACATCCGGCGTTCCCTCCTTGTTCACAGCACCAGTGTACGCCCTGCCTTTCCATGTGTAAAATGAATGATACGTATCATTTTCATTCTCGTGGCGCATGGAGTGATGGGAATGTTCGAGGCCCTGCGAGCGCTTGTGACCGTCGTCTCGCTCGGTAGCGTGTCCGAGGCGGCGCGGGCGCTGCACGTGACGCAACCCACCGTGACCAGGCAAATCCAGCAGCTGGAGCGCCAGTTCGGGCAGGCGCTTTTCGATCGGAGCGGAAAGCGTCTCGCGCTGACGCCGGCAGGCGAGCGCGTCCACGCGTACGCGCTCGAAGTCCTGCGCAAGCAGGAGGAACTCGCGGAGTCGCTTCTCGAGATGTCGAATCCAGAAGCGGGTCTCGTGCGCATTGGGGCAGGGCTGTCTCCGACTTTATACCGCCTGCCGGCGCTGGTGGCTCGCTACGCGTCGATCCACCCTCGCGTGCGGTTTCAGGTGGTGACGGGATCGTCCAAGGTCACTTTGGAGCGCCTCGCGTCTCGCGCGGTCGATCTCGCCATCGTGACGACGCCCCCAGATGGCGACGCGGGCGTGGAGCTTGTGGCCTTGTGGCGGGACGAGCTGGTGGCCGTGGCGCCGTCTTACCACGCGCTCGCGGGCAAGCGCGCCACCATCGCGGAGCTCGCAGAGCATCCGCTGGTGGTCATGCACGGCGAGTCGGGATTGCGCCGGCAGATCGACGAGTTGCTGCACAGGGCGGGGGTGGATCGGCCCGCGCCGCCGGTGATGGAGACGGACAGCCTCGAGGCGATGAACCGGTTCGTTCAGGCGGGCCTCGGGCTCGCGGTGGTGCCGTGGCCTGCCGTAGCGGACGACGTGACGGAGGGCAGGTTGAAGCTCGTTCACATCGTGGGTTGCGATCTCGGCCAGCGGACCGTCACGCTGGTGTGGCGGAAGGAATCGCACATCCCCGCCGCGGCTCGGGCGTTTCTTCGGTGGCTTGCGTCGCAACAAGAGGCGGTGTCGACGGGGTTGCGGTAAGATGAGGACGGTGAGTGACCGATGCGCGTCTTAATCGTCGAGGATGAACCGGGATTGGTGGAGTTTCTGCGCTTGGAACTGGAGCTGTCCGGCGTAGAAGTGGACGTGGCCATGGATGGGGAGAGCGCGCTTGAAAAGGCGAGATCGCAGGTGTACGATCTGCTGCTCGTCGACATTGTGCTGCCAGGCATGAACGGGGTCGAGCTGTGCCGGGAGGTCCGCACGTTTTCCGACGTGCCTGTGATGATGCTGACGGCGAGAGGAGCCGTGGCGGATCGCGTCGGAGGGTTGGACGCGGGGGCGGACGACTACCTCGTCAAGCCGTTTGCCATCGAAGAGCTGTGGGCGCGCATCCGAGCCATTCGACGTCGGTATGAATCGGGCACGGCGCCGTTTCGGTTTGGGGACGCCATGGTTCACTTCGACGCTCATCGCGTGGTGTATAAAGGGCAGGAGGTCGATCTCACGGCGCGGGAATATGACCTGCTTCTCTACCTGCTGCGCAATGTGAATCGGACCTGCTCGAGACAGGAACTGTTGGAGCGCGTGTGGGGTTTTCAGGCGCCGGGGGATACCAACGTGGTGGACGTGTATATTGGGTATTTGCGGCAGAAGTTGGACCCGGAGCGCCGGTACATCAAGACGGTCCGCGGACAGGGCTACCGGCTCGAGGTCGAGGGACCATGAGGTGGGATCGCGGCGCGCGGCGGAGGAGCATTCAGGGCACGATGCTCATCTGGAGCACGCTGTGGTGTGCCGTGGTGCTCGTCGTCTTCACTGTGATGTTCATGGCGTCTTACCAGGCCGAGAGTTTGATCGGCCAGAAGCGGATCATGGAGCTCGAGATGGCGACGCTGCTCGGCCAAGGCGCCGACAAACTGGCGGAGGAAACCGTGACGACGACGTGGGACCGATATGCGGCCGCCACCGATTCGGTCATTCGCCTGACCGATGCCCAGGGCAACGTCCTGTTTCAGATCATGGGCCCCGTGTTCACCGCGCCGGTGGTGGACGACATTGCCTCGAGGGTGCCGATGCCCGCGCTTGGCCCCGACTTTGCGAAACCGCACTGGAGCTATCCGTATGCGTGGCGGGACGCCAATGGGTTTCATCGGGTGCTCGCCCTCACGGAGGGCGTGAGATTCGAAAACGGAGGGTATGGCCAGCTGTCCATTTTCACAGTGCTCGATCCCGTCCGCCAGGCGGGGCTGCACATGCTCACGGTGTTTCTGGTGCTGGATGCGGCCGTGATCGCGCTGTTTGCCGTGGGGATGCGCGTGCTCATCGATCGCGGCTTTCGGCCACTCTCGCGGCTGATGGCTGGCATTCAGCAGGTGGAGTGGCGCAGGGCGGGGAGGCTCACGTTCACCGACTTGCCGCCGGAGCTCATGTCGCTCCAGGAATCGGTCAATCAGATGCTCGACCGGATCGATGTGGCGATGGACGAGCAGCGCCGCTTCGTGGCGGATGCGTCGCACGAGCTGCGGACGCCGCTCGCGATCATTGCGGGACATGCGAATCTGTTGCGCCGATGGGGCAGGGACAATGCGCGCGTTTGGGAGCCGGCGGTGCGCAACATCGTGCAGGAGGTCGGGCGGCTGCAGCGGCTGGTGGACGAATTGCTCGCGCTCTCCAACCTGGATCAGGTGGACGAGCTCCCGGTGGGCGGGGGAATGGGCCAGGACGAGATGGATGAGTTGTTCGCTCGCCTGCGGGACGACGCGCTTCTTCTGAGGCCGGACCTCGAGATGGAGGTAAGCGTGCACCTCACGCGCGGCGGGCGCGTGGCGATCCAGCCGGATAGGCTGCGGCAGGTCTTGGTCGGACTTTTGGACAACGCCATGCGCCACACGCCCGAGGGCGGCTGGATCCGGCTCGCCGTGCGCGAGGAAGCCACGACGGCCCGCATCACCGTCGCCGATAGCGGCGAAGGCATCCCGGAAGACGTGTTGCCGCATGTGTTCGAGCGGTTTTACCGCGGCGAGGCGGCGCGGCGAGAGGGCCAGGGGGCCGGGCTTGGGCTTGCGATATCCAAACAGGTGGTCGAGCGATACGGGGGCACCATTTACGTGCTGAGTGCGCCGGGCAAGGGCACGACGGTCGTCATTGTGCTGCCGCTGGTGGGCGCGAGGCGCGATTCGGGAGGATGACAGGATGACAGCATGGGATGCGCTTTGGCCGCGGGAAGTCGAGTTGTCGGTGGAGGAGGTGGACGCGTCGCCCCTCGCCAACATCCTGCGAGACGATGAGCTTGGCAAGCAGGTGGCCGTGCGGGAGAGGCTCCCCGTCGTGCGCGTGTGGCGCCACCTTCCCGTGACCGGGCTTGTCGTGAGCCGGCGCGACGTCGCGGGGGAGGCTGGCCAAGCCGCCATGGCGCGGATGGCGGCGGAGGGCTGGCCGCTTTTCGTGCGCTCCACGGGCGGCACCGCCGTGCCGCACGGCGAGGGCATGCTCAACCTCTCGCTCATCTTTCCGCGCCATGCGGAGGGTGCGACGACGGATCGGTATTACCGCATGCTCTGCCAGCCGCTGGTCGAGTGGCTGCAGCGCCTCGGGCTTTGCGCGGAGATGACCGACGTGCCCGGGAGCTACTGCGATGGCAACTATAACGTCGCCATCCGCGGCCGCAAGATCGTCGGCACGGCCCAGGCGTGGCGGGGCGGGCTCGCCGGCATGGCGTCGCGGTATCCCGGCTACGTGCTCGCGCACGGCTGCATCAGCGTATCGCCCGATCTCGACGCCGCCATCGCCGCCATTCAGCGCTTCTACCGCTACGCGGGGCGCGACGACCTGCGCATCGAGCGGGACAAGGCGACCACCCTGACCGAGGCCTCCGGCGCCTCCTGGTCCGACGAGGCGGCGCAGGCGTCACTCGTCGAGTTTCTGCGCGAGCGCCTGCAGGAGCAGGGCATCACGCCTCGCCCTTCGCCTTGACGTCCTCCTCTCCAGGTGGCGCGGCCTTTCTGGGCATCAGGGGCAGTTCGACGCGCACCGTCGTCCCTTTCCCAACGCCTTCGCTCGCGATGGAAATCTTCCCGCCGTGGGCCTCGACAATCCATTTTGCGATGGAGAGGCCGAGCCCCGTGCCCTTCGTCTCGCCGTGGCGCGATCGCGCCGTGTCCACGGTGTAAAACCGGTCGAATACGCGGTCCAGATGCTCCTTTGCGATGCCGATGCCGGTGTCGCGCACGGACACCACCGCCTGATTCCGGGTGCGCGTCGCCGCGATTTCCACCTTTCCGCCCGCGTCGGTGAACTTCATCGCATTGTCAATGAGAATGACAAGCAGCTGGTGCAGGCGGTCGCGATCGCCCAACACCACGAGGGGCTCGTCCGCGCGCACGGCAAGCTCAATGCCCCGCATCTCCGCGATGGTTTCGTACAGGTCGTGGATGCGGTCCAGCAGGTCGTTCAACGCCACCGGGCGCCTGTCCACCGGCATCCGTTCGGAGTCGGATCGCGCGAGCGTGAGCAGGTCCTGGACGAGTTTCGCGAGCCTGCGCGCTTCGCCGTGCGCGTTGTTCAGCCATTCCAGATTCTGCTCCACCGTCTGGTCCGTGTGTTCCATCACAATCCCGAGGTTGGATTGGATCACGGCGAGCGGCGTGCGCAACTCGTGCGACGCGTCGGCGACAAACTCGAGCTGGCGCTGAAACGCCCTGCGGATGGGCTTGAGCATGCGCTCCGACAGGATGAAGCCGACAAGCGTCGCGCCGCAGATGCCAAACAGGCCGACGATGACGATCACGGAACGCAAATCGCTCAAGGCCCGCACCGTCTGGGAGTCGTCCAGGACCGTCGCCACGTACGCCGGCCCGCCCGATCCGGGCGAGATCGGCAGCTCAAACACGCGGTAGTGTTCGCCCTCATGCGCGAAGTTGAAGAACACAGGCCGGTCGGCGCTCCGGCTGAGCCGCTTTTCGAGCGCGTTCGCCAGGTCGGGATCGGCGATCGACGTGTACACGCCGTTGTCGGCGAGCACGAAGTTGATTTCGGGCGATCCCGTCGAGGCGAAGCTCGGGATGCCCGTGAGCACGGCGGTGTCCGCCACGCGGTAGGCGGCCTGGCGCAGCGTGAAGTCGATCCCGCGCGTGACGAACCCGCGGATGATGCCGTAGAGCGCGAGCGACGTGATCGAGTAGAGCACCACCAAGAGGATGACCGTCAACAGGGTCAGCCGCAGGCTCAGTCGCTTAAACAAACCGCACGTCCCTTCTCACGCCTTGCGGTGCGCGGCCGGATCGGGATGGAACATATAGCCTACGCCCCGCACCGTCGCGATGTACGACGGCAAGTCCGGCGCGTCGATCTTCTTCCGCAAGAAGTGCACATAGTTTTCCACCGCATTGCCGATCACGTCGGCATCCGGTCCCCAGACGCGATCGAGAATGACCTCTTTGGAAAGCACCTTGTTCGGGTTGCGCATGAACAGCTCGAGCAATTGGAATTCCTTGGCCGTCAGCGCCAGGGGTTCCCCGTTGCGCGTGACGGTTCGAGTGTTAAGATCGAGTCGAAACGGGCCCGCCTCAATGGCCTCACCGCCA contains these protein-coding regions:
- a CDS encoding adenylosuccinate synthase yields the protein MFHAVVGAQYGDEGKGKMVDYLAETADIVVRYQGGGNAGHTIVNAYGKFALHLVPSGIFHPHTLCVLGAGVVVNPPKLVEELTALAEAGIDTRRLVISDRAHMVLPYHIWQDMWEEEARSKKVGTTLQGIGPAYQDKVGRFGIQMGEMRDLHRLKERIQAAFEAKCRRLPGLERYGTWEDVWAPIAAARERLLPYIADTTPLLYEAAVANKHVLFEGQLGIMRDLDWGVYPFVTSSNPIAGAVCAGAGVPPTKLERITGITKAYTTAVGEGPFPTELDDEFGAFLRDRGHEFGATTGRPRGCGWLDLPSLRYGAWINGYTELALMKLDVLSGLDEIQVAIAYELDGHRLAWPPAAYDMERVKPVYETLPGWREDIGACRRFDELPEAAQQYVHFIEEQVGVPIRFVSVGPSREQTIVRT
- a CDS encoding LysR family transcriptional regulator — translated: MFEALRALVTVVSLGSVSEAARALHVTQPTVTRQIQQLERQFGQALFDRSGKRLALTPAGERVHAYALEVLRKQEELAESLLEMSNPEAGLVRIGAGLSPTLYRLPALVARYASIHPRVRFQVVTGSSKVTLERLASRAVDLAIVTTPPDGDAGVELVALWRDELVAVAPSYHALAGKRATIAELAEHPLVVMHGESGLRRQIDELLHRAGVDRPAPPVMETDSLEAMNRFVQAGLGLAVVPWPAVADDVTEGRLKLVHIVGCDLGQRTVTLVWRKESHIPAAARAFLRWLASQQEAVSTGLR
- a CDS encoding response regulator transcription factor; translated protein: MRVLIVEDEPGLVEFLRLELELSGVEVDVAMDGESALEKARSQVYDLLLVDIVLPGMNGVELCREVRTFSDVPVMMLTARGAVADRVGGLDAGADDYLVKPFAIEELWARIRAIRRRYESGTAPFRFGDAMVHFDAHRVVYKGQEVDLTAREYDLLLYLLRNVNRTCSRQELLERVWGFQAPGDTNVVDVYIGYLRQKLDPERRYIKTVRGQGYRLEVEGP
- a CDS encoding sensor histidine kinase, which encodes MRWDRGARRRSIQGTMLIWSTLWCAVVLVVFTVMFMASYQAESLIGQKRIMELEMATLLGQGADKLAEETVTTTWDRYAAATDSVIRLTDAQGNVLFQIMGPVFTAPVVDDIASRVPMPALGPDFAKPHWSYPYAWRDANGFHRVLALTEGVRFENGGYGQLSIFTVLDPVRQAGLHMLTVFLVLDAAVIALFAVGMRVLIDRGFRPLSRLMAGIQQVEWRRAGRLTFTDLPPELMSLQESVNQMLDRIDVAMDEQRRFVADASHELRTPLAIIAGHANLLRRWGRDNARVWEPAVRNIVQEVGRLQRLVDELLALSNLDQVDELPVGGGMGQDEMDELFARLRDDALLLRPDLEMEVSVHLTRGGRVAIQPDRLRQVLVGLLDNAMRHTPEGGWIRLAVREEATTARITVADSGEGIPEDVLPHVFERFYRGEAARREGQGAGLGLAISKQVVERYGGTIYVLSAPGKGTTVVIVLPLVGARRDSGG
- a CDS encoding lipoate--protein ligase family protein, producing MTAWDALWPREVELSVEEVDASPLANILRDDELGKQVAVRERLPVVRVWRHLPVTGLVVSRRDVAGEAGQAAMARMAAEGWPLFVRSTGGTAVPHGEGMLNLSLIFPRHAEGATTDRYYRMLCQPLVEWLQRLGLCAEMTDVPGSYCDGNYNVAIRGRKIVGTAQAWRGGLAGMASRYPGYVLAHGCISVSPDLDAAIAAIQRFYRYAGRDDLRIERDKATTLTEASGASWSDEAAQASLVEFLRERLQEQGITPRPSP
- a CDS encoding sensor histidine kinase; its protein translation is MFKRLSLRLTLLTVILLVVLYSITSLALYGIIRGFVTRGIDFTLRQAAYRVADTAVLTGIPSFASTGSPEINFVLADNGVYTSIADPDLANALEKRLSRSADRPVFFNFAHEGEHYRVFELPISPGSGGPAYVATVLDDSQTVRALSDLRSVIVIVGLFGICGATLVGFILSERMLKPIRRAFQRQLEFVADASHELRTPLAVIQSNLGIVMEHTDQTVEQNLEWLNNAHGEARRLAKLVQDLLTLARSDSERMPVDRRPVALNDLLDRIHDLYETIAEMRGIELAVRADEPLVVLGDRDRLHQLLVILIDNAMKFTDAGGKVEIAATRTRNQAVVSVRDTGIGIAKEHLDRVFDRFYTVDTARSRHGETKGTGLGLSIAKWIVEAHGGKISIASEGVGKGTTVRVELPLMPRKAAPPGEEDVKAKGEA